In a single window of the Acyrthosiphon pisum isolate AL4f chromosome X, pea_aphid_22Mar2018_4r6ur, whole genome shotgun sequence genome:
- the LOC100160731 gene encoding loricrin gives MNRALIILLLSIVFVVAESPYGGGSSNSNGNGRNGGYGGKGQYGGGNGGGVGSSSASPFFSGANQYGSQSGLSGAANNRYPSFGSKFGGNKGSYGGSSSRNNGRYGSGSASGYGSGSSGGLGSTGRSTGGYGGGSSGSYGSGSSGSLGSSTGSNGIYGAGSSGGFGSGSSGSYGGGSSGGFGSGSSGSYGGGSSGGFGSGSSGSYGGGSSGGFGSGSSGSYGGGSSGGFGSGSSGNYGSGSSGSYGSGGGGLGGASSGNNDGYGAGGSGSYDQLGGANGNGLGGSGNDPLSEPANYEFSYEVNAPESGAIFGHKESRQGEEATGVYHVLLPDGRTQIVEYEADEDGYKPKITYTDPVGGYAGDRQSGNSYGGNGGFGGSGSLGGSGGNLGGLYNGGGSSNNGAGYGGSSSSLGSRYGGSGGSSGSGVGGGYGGSGSSSGGIGSSYGGSGSLSGGLGGGYGGSGSSSGGLGGGYGGSGGSSGGGFGGLGGSGGSSGSGYGGSGSSSGGLGNSYGGSGSSNGGLGGGYSGSGGSSGGLGGGYGASSGSSGSGLGGGYGGSGSSSGGLGSGYGGLGSSSGGLGGGYGGSGSSSGGLGGGYGGSGSSNGGIGGGYGGSSGSSGGLGGGYGGSGSSSGGLGGGYGGSGGSNSGLGSSYGGSGSTNGGLGGGYGGLGSSSGGLGGGYGGSGGSNGGIGGGYGGSSGSGGSQGSAYGGSGSSSGSQGGGYGGSGSSSGGLGGGYGSSSGSSSGLGGSYGSNRNGLGSGSSY, from the exons cggGCACTAATAATACTGCTTCTAtcaattgtatttgttgttgCTGAATCACCATATGGTGGTGGAAGTAGCAACAGCAATGGAAACGGTAGAAATGGAGGATATGGAGGCAAAGGACAATATGGTGGAGGAAATGGCGGTGGAGTAGGATCATCATCAGCCAGTCCGTTTTTCAGCGGTGCCAATCAATATGGATCTCAATCCGGTTTGTCAGGAGCAGCCAACAATCGTTATCCTTCATTTGGGTCTAAATTTGGAGGTAACAAAGGAAGCTATGGAGGATCTAGTTCTCGCAACAATGGTCGATACGGTAGTGGATCGGCGAGTGGTTATGGAAGTGGATCTTCAGGTGGTCTTGGTAGCACTGGAAGGTCAACTGGAGGTTATGGAGGCGGATCATCAGGAAGTTATGGAAGTGGTTCATCTGGTAGTTTAGGTAGTTCTACTGGATCAAATGGAATTTATGGAGCCGGCTCTTCGGGAGGTTTTGGCAGCGGATCATCTGGAAGTTATGGAGGAGGATCATCAGGAGGTTTTGGCAGTGGATCATCTGGAAGCTATGGAGGAGGTTCTTCTGGAGGTTTTGGCAGTGGATCGTCTGGAAGCTATGGAGGTGGTTCTTCAGGAGGCTTTGGCAGTGGATCATCTGGAAGCTATGGAGGAGGATCTTCAGGTGGCTTCGGCAGTGGATCATCCGGAAATTACGGAAGTGGTTCCTCTGGGAGTTATGGAAGTGGTGGTGGAGGACTTGGTGGAGCATCTTCAGGAAATAACGATGGTTATGGAGCTGGAGGTTCCGGATCGTATGACCAACTTGGGGGAGCCAATGGTAATGGACTTGGTGGATCAGGAAACGATCCTCTCTCG gaaCCTGCAAATTATGAATTTTCTTACGAAGTTAATGCGCCAGAATCTGGTGCTATTTTTGGTCATAAAGAAAGTCGTCAAGGTGAAGAAGCTACCGGAGTGTATCATGTACTACTACCCGATGGTCGAACACAAATTGTTGAATACGAAGCTGATGAAGATGGATACAAACCTAAAATTACATATACTGACCCTGTAGGAGGATATGCTGGTGATCGTCAATCTGGAAATAGCTATGGTGGAAATGGGGGCTTTGGAGGTTCAGGAAGTTTAGGGGGAAGTGGTGGTAATCTAGGAGGTCTTTACAATGGCGGTGGATCTAGTAACAATGGTGCTGGGTATGGTGGTTCAAGTAGTAGTCTTGGAAGTAGATATGGTGGATCAGGAGGTTCCAGTGGAAGTGGTGTAGGAGGTGGATATGGTGGGTCTGGTAGTTCAAGTGGTGGAATAGGAAGTAGCTATGGAGGATCGGGAAGCTTAAGCGGTGGTCTGGGAGGTGGATATGGAGGATCCGGAAGTTCGAGCGGGGGTCTAGGCGGTGGATATGGTGGTTCTGGTGGATCAAGTGGAGGAGGATTTGGTGGACTAGGCGGATCAGGTGGTTCTAGTGGAAGTGGATACGGTGGTTCAGGTAGTTCAAGCGGTGGTCTGGGAAATAGCTATGGAGGATCGGGAAGCTCAAATGGGGGTCTAGGAGGTGGATATAGTGGATCCGGTGGTTCAAGTGGTGGCCTAGGTGGTGGGTATGGAGCATCAAGTGGTTCTAGTGGAAGTGGATTAGGAGGTGGATATGGTGGTTCTGGTAGTTCAAGCGGTGGTCTAGGAAGTGGTTATGGAGGATTGGGAAGCTCAAGTGGGGGTCTTGGAGGTGGATATGGAGGATCAGGAAGCTCAAGCGGTGGGCTAGGTGGTGGATATGGAGGTTCTGGAAGTTCAAATGGAGGTATAGGAGGTGGATATGGAGGATCCAGTGGGTCAAGTGGTGGTCTAGGAGGTGGTTATGGAGGATCGGGAAGCTCAAGTGGGGGTCTTGGAGGTGGATATGGAGGATCAGGAGGTTCAAATAGTGGTTTAGGAAGTAGCTATGGAGGATCAGGAAGTACAAATGGTGGTCTAGGAGGGGGTTATGGAGGATTAGGAAGTTCAAGCGGTGGGCTAGGTGGTGGATATGGAGGATCAGGAGGTTCAAATGGAGGTATAGGAGGTGGGTATGGAGGTTCAAGTGGTTCAGGTGGTTCTCAAGGAAGCGCTTATGGAGGATCTGGTAGTTCAAGTGGTAGTCAAGGAGGTGGATATGGAGGATCAGGGAGCTCTAGTGGCGGATTAGGAGGGGGGTATGGTAGCTCCAGTGGTTCAAGTAGTGGTCTAGGTGGATCCTATGGTAGTAATCGTAATGGTTTAGGAAGTGGGTCAtcttattaa